The window TTATGCTTTTTCGTTGCTCAACTAATTTCAGAGCTCTCTCAAGTTCCCAGAGTGGCATTTTATGTGAAATAAGATCATTAACTTTCACTTTTTTATCTCCAAGAAACCCAAGGGCCTCTTGACCATGACGATAACTACATCCATAAGCGCCTACAAGGGTTTGTTCATGATAATGAAGTTGATTGAAATTAATTTGAAATTCTGTCCTGTCAGGAGCAAGTCCAGAAAAGATTACAAGACGGCCTCTGGGATTAAGATAGGAAAGTGCCTGGCAGTAAGCATTGGCAGAGCCTACAGCCACAATACAGACATCAAAGCCCGTCTCTGGGGGTTCCTCAAAACCATTGGCAAAGGAACGTCTATGATTATCTGGCTCAATTACAAAGGGAGTTGCATTTAGTGCTATGGCAGCACGAAAAAGTAATAGTCCTGCTGGTCCTGCGCCCCATATCCCGATTGTCTCTCCCTTCTTAAGTCGGGAAAGTTCAAGTGCGTTAAGACAACATGAAAGTGGCTCGGCAAATACAGCTTCCTCATCCGGTAGATTGTCAGGAATAGGAATGATGCTTTTTGCTGGA of the bacterium genome contains:
- a CDS encoding alcohol dehydrogenase catalytic domain-containing protein produces the protein MKKCMKAIIVEEVGSFKIKNINIPYPKTGEVLVHVKIAGLCRTDLKLIRVGHRDLVLPCVPGEEVVGKIFKIGPNVSGLSQGQRVYIYPGTACGKCNPCKAGAENLCEKMKIMGFHRNGGFAEYVLSPAKSIIPIPDNLPDEEAVFAEPLSCCLNALELSRLKKGETIGIWGAGPAGLLLFRAAIALNATPFVIEPDNHRRSFANGFEEPPETGFDVCIVAVGSANAYCQALSYLNPRGRLVIFSGLAPDRTEFQINFNQLHYHEQTLVGAYGCSYRHGQEALGFLGDKKVKVNDLISHKMPLWELERALKLVEQRKSIKILLYP